The proteins below come from a single Magallana gigas chromosome 10, xbMagGiga1.1, whole genome shotgun sequence genomic window:
- the LOC105342218 gene encoding tyrosinase-like protein 2, giving the protein MTENEINHIKSAYSEFQQNVHSTRRHKRQANRALRRELRVLSDEERQRFFVALNKLKENGFYDAWAKVHSSPDAFRAGHDGPNFLGFHRIYLLLLEFELRKIDSTVSLCYWDSSMDNDMDWPQESAMFTSQLVGNGNNLVVNGPFANWWVEGDTLPLVRNISIMDSALMVKSRMKIFLEGNEALRHRDVVNGFGDDDRYTIEGQHGNVHNWVGGTMSNPFKAAFDPVFLLHHTFIDYIWEKFRQKIRLQGVDPTTDYPWPMHNELHRPDIIVIENAKMSITVSEDHWLRLLLECRESMVA; this is encoded by the exons ATgactgaaaatgaaataaatcatataaaatctGCGTACAGTGAAttccaacaaaatgtacacAGTACAAGGCGGCACAAAAGACAAGCCAACCGGGCCCTTCGTAGGGAGCTTCGAGTCCTCAGTGACGAAGAAAGGCAGAGATTCTTCGTCGCTCTAAATAAGCTTAAAGAAAATGGG TTTTACGACGCTTGGGCCAAAGTCCACAGTAGTCCCGATGCTTTTCGTGCAGGACATGATGGTCCAAATTTTCTAGGCTTTCATAGGATTTATCTACTTCT ttTGGAATTTGAACTTCGAAAAATAGACAGCACTGTTTCACTCTGTTACTGGGACTCGAGCATGGACAATGACATGGATTGGCCGCAAGAATCTGCCATGTTTACATCTCAGTTGGTAGGCAATGGGAATAATCTGGTCGTCAATGGTCCATTTGCAAACTGGTGGGTAGAAGGTGATACTTTGCCTCTGGTAAGAAACATAAGCATAATGGATTCAGCCCTGATGGTGAAGAgtagaatgaaaatatttctggaaGGAAATGAAGCTTTAAGACACAGAGATGTTGTCAATGGTTTTGGAGATGATGATCGTTATACCATTGAAGGCCAACACGGCAATGTTCATAACTGGGTGGGAGGTACAATGAGCAATCCTTTCAAAGCTGCCTTTGATCCAGTTTTCCTTCTACATCACACCTTTATTGATTACATTTGGGAAAAGTTTAGACAGAAAATTAGGCTGCAAGGCGTAGATCCTACAACCGATTATCCCTGGCCAATGCATAATGAGTTACATAGACCAGACATTATAGTGATTG AGAATGCGAAAATGTCAATCACCGTGTCAGAGGATCACTGGCTTCGCCTTTTACTGGAATGCAGAGAATCAATGGTGGCATAA